A DNA window from Lagenorhynchus albirostris chromosome 5, mLagAlb1.1, whole genome shotgun sequence contains the following coding sequences:
- the ACKR4 gene encoding atypical chemokine receptor 4, with protein sequence MALEHNQSTDYYYEENEMNDTHDYSQYEVICIKEEVRKFAKVFLPAFFTIAFIIGLAGNSIIVAIYAHYKKRRTKTDVYILNLAVADLLLLFTLPFWAVNAVHGWVLGKIMCKVTSALYTVNFVSGMQFLACISIDRYWAVTKAPSQSGVQKQCWLICSCVWMAAILLSIPQLVFYTVNHKARCIPIFPYHLGTSMKASIQMLEICIGFVIPFLIMAVCYFITAKTLIKMPNTTKSRPLKILLTVVIVFLVTQLPYNIVKFCQAIDIIYSLITNCDMSKRMDVAIQITESIALFHSCLNPVLYVFMGNSFKIYIMKVAKKYGSWRRQRQNVEEIPFDSEDATEPTSTFSI encoded by the coding sequence ATGGCTTTGGAACACAACCAGTCAACAGATTACTAttatgaggaaaatgaaatgaatgacacTCATGACTATAGTCAGTATGAAGTGATCTGTATAAAAGAAGAGGTCAGAAAATTTGCAAAAGTTTTCCTGCCTGCCTTCTTCACAATAGCTTTCATCATTGGACTTGCAGGCAATTCTATAATAGTGGCGATTTATGCCCATTACAAAAAGAGGCGAACCAAAACAGATGTGTACATCCTGAATTTGGCAGTGGCAGATTTACTCCTTCTATTCACTCTGCCTTTTTGGGCAGTTAATGCAGTTCATGGGTGGGTTTTAGGGAAAATCATGTGCAAAGTCACTTCAGCCTTGTACACGGTCAACTTTGTCTCTGGAATGCAGTTTCTGGCTTGTATCAGCATAGACAGATATTGGGCAGTAACTAAAGCTCCCAGTCAATCGGGAGTGCAAAAACAATGCTGGCTCATCTGTTCCTGTGTCTGGATGGCTGCCATCTTGCTGAGTATACCTCAGCTGGTTTTTTATACAGTGAATCACAAGGCTAGGTGCATTCCCATCTTTCCATACCACCTAGGAACATCAATGAAAGCATCAATTCAAATGCTGGAAATCTGCATTGGATTTGTAATACCCTTTCTTATTATGGCAGTGTGCTACTTCATCACGGCAAAGACGCTCATCAAGATGCCAAACACTACAAAATCTCGGCCCCTCAAAATTCTGCTCACAGTGGTCATAGTTTTCCTTGTCACTCAGCTGCCTTATAACATTGTCAAGTTCTGCCAAGCCATAGATATCATCTACTCCCTGATCACCAACTGCGACATGAGCAAACGTATGGATGTTGCCATCCAAATCACAGAGAGCATTGCACTCTTTCACAGCTGCCTCAACCCGGTCCTGTATGTTTTTATGGGAAACTCTTTTAAAATCTACATCATGAAAGTTGCCAAGAAATATGGGTCCTGgagaagacaaagacaaaatGTGGAGGAGATTCCTTTCGATTCTGAAGATGCTACAGAGCCAACCAGTACTTTcagcatttaa